CTCGGGCTTTCTTACGTAAATCTGTACGTTCTGTCAATGGAATTGAAGCGCTAAATAATCGACTCAAGCtaaccgtaaaaaaaaaaaagaagaaaatatgcTGATACAACTGCAGTATCTGTTCCTTACGAAGAAAGAATTCTAAATGGTGTAACGTTACATACACATGGTagggaaattattattattttttaaatcccttaaAAGGCATAATAAAAGTGTGCGGCTGGAGACCAGACACAGAAATTGCCTCATGTCGCTATCAATACATCTCATCAGGCTTTACTGAGCAGATTTCAGGCAACACCTTAATcctttttttgtctgtgttccATAGCCTCCTGCTCAGAGTTCAGCCCTTGATGTGCTTTGGCAAGAAGGCAAATCCCCCTTCTGGTGTGACACTTTGTGCTTAGTTAGAATTACAACAGCGTGACGCGAACATCTTGTCTTATGAACGCACGTGGACTGCTGTGGATTGACAGAAACGAAAAGCACTGCAGATCGTTCGATCTTCTTGCGCCGTAGTGGCAACTGTTGCTTATTTACATGCAGTGGCATTGCAGATTCAGAACGACGTGCTTGTCTAACAATCAAACAGATTTGCTTTAGGGTTCATACGCCTGGCCTGTCTACCTGCTGGTTTCCTAATGGCTTGGTCCCAAAATATTTAGCTTAAGATTACAACGACTTGTCATTACAGAGAACCAACATTCAAGCAAGCCGTGAACGTCCACTTATGTGATGGACTGATGAGAGGAATGCCATTGTTATAGTTTGGTGCAAAGGCTACTTGGAGATACAGAGAGGCCCGTTCCAAGCCCTTTCTGCCGGCCTTGTGCCAGTTTAAAAGCAACAGAACGCCACGAAATTGAAACCCGACAGCATGACAGAGTACTTCACGAAGGCCAGAAATGATTAGACATGTATCAGGAGCTGTTTCTAGCTGAAGGGACAGAGTTGGTTTGAAGAGAGGGGAAGTGACATGAAGTATCAAGGGCAAGTCTGGTTGGAGGTTTGGTTTGGGATGGTGATCTAGAAGCATCTGCATCTAAGGGAGCACATTCTCAGAGAGAGGCAAGTAGGTTTGGGAGGAGAAGGGTCAGGAACACAGGTCTGGTCTCACTCACGGTAGAAAACGTATTCCGTGTAGCTGGTCCAGATCTTGTCATCAGTTTGGTCATGTGTGAACGCGCACGTGCCTGTCGAGTTGCAGGCCACCATGTGAAAGCCAGCATCAGCCAACTTGTCGAAAGCTTGTTCGAGGAACGTGAATTTCAAATAGTAGCGACAGGTGTACCGCTCCGGCGGCCGGTCAGGGTCACGGCTTTCGTTCAGGGTTTCCCCAAAAACCTCTTTGGCCAACGACGTCTTCCCGCATACCATGATCCGGGCCACACGGCGGAACTTAGCGTCGGTTTGGCTATCACGGCCCAGCGTGTAGGAGCCTCGATAGCCAATTGTGATGAACCCGGTGCGCTTGCCGTCGCCGGCTACTAGGCTGCTGCAGGTCGCTGTTCCCAACGCCGCCAGGTTTCGGCTAGCGTCAGCACTCGGTGACGACTCCTCCGTGTCACTCTGGCATCCGTCGTCACCCAGCGAGTTCTGCTTGCTGATCTTCGGAGCCAGAAGCTTGGCTAGCTCAGGAAGGTTGAAGTACTCGGCCTCTCGCTGTAGTCTCCCTCGCTCTGGGAAATGGTCAGGCAGAACAAGTTGCTGGTCTCGCATGTAGTCCAGGATATAGCGAAACAGGAAGCCGTCGCGGTCGACAAAAAAGCGGCCCTTTGTGTCACGCGCCAGGCTCTTGGCGCTTTTCTGGCTGAACATC
The window above is part of the Ictalurus punctatus breed USDA103 chromosome 8, Coco_2.0, whole genome shotgun sequence genome. Proteins encoded here:
- the kctd12b gene encoding BTB/POZ domain-containing protein KCTD12b, whose product is MALPDNSSGISDELAFPEIIELNVGGQVYITRYSTLTSVPESLLWEMFSQKSAKSLARDTKGRFFVDRDGFLFRYILDYMRDQQLVLPDHFPERGRLQREAEYFNLPELAKLLAPKISKQNSLGDDGCQSDTEESSPSADASRNLAALGTATCSSLVAGDGKRTGFITIGYRGSYTLGRDSQTDAKFRRVARIMVCGKTSLAKEVFGETLNESRDPDRPPERYTCRYYLKFTFLEQAFDKLADAGFHMVACNSTGTCAFTHDQTDDKIWTSYTEYVFYRE